From the genome of Streptomyces sp. V1I1, one region includes:
- a CDS encoding IclR family transcriptional regulator translates to MGAQDGPTLINSVQRAFRLMEAVGAHEGGAPAKQLAREAGLPLATTYHLLRTLVHDGYLRKLDDGGFVLGDKLDMLYAGSRGQALLTRIRPTLVALRDELSAAAYLTFYEEGEIRVAEIVDGPRAPRVDLWVGFEDAGHATALGKSVLRELDDDSRSDYLSRHALAELTPRTITQRSELLRRLDSSPAGPAVMDLEEYALGTVCVAVPVYSGNTLGSLGVSVRADRLSRIDQVLAQLIPTASRVTRGLSLTI, encoded by the coding sequence GTGGGTGCTCAGGACGGCCCTACGCTCATCAATTCCGTGCAGCGAGCCTTCCGCTTGATGGAAGCCGTGGGGGCACACGAGGGCGGCGCCCCGGCGAAGCAGCTGGCACGCGAGGCAGGACTGCCCCTTGCCACCACCTATCACCTGCTGAGGACGCTGGTCCACGACGGGTACCTGCGGAAGCTGGACGACGGCGGGTTCGTCCTGGGGGACAAGCTGGACATGCTGTACGCCGGAAGCCGCGGGCAGGCGCTGCTCACCCGTATCCGTCCCACGCTCGTCGCTCTGCGGGACGAACTGTCGGCCGCCGCCTACCTGACCTTTTACGAGGAGGGCGAGATCCGGGTCGCCGAGATCGTCGACGGGCCCCGGGCACCTCGGGTCGACCTCTGGGTGGGATTCGAGGATGCCGGGCACGCCACGGCGCTGGGCAAGAGCGTCCTGCGCGAGCTGGACGACGACTCCCGCAGCGACTACCTCTCCCGGCACGCTCTCGCCGAGCTCACGCCCCGCACCATCACCCAGCGTTCCGAACTGCTCCGGCGACTCGACTCGTCGCCCGCCGGCCCGGCCGTCATGGACCTTGAGGAGTACGCCCTCGGTACGGTCTGCGTCGCCGTGCCCGTATACAGCGGGAACACGCTCGGCTCGCTCGGTGTCTCCGTCCGGGCAGACCGGCTCTCCCGAATCGATCAAGTCCTCGCGCAGCTGATCCCGACAGCGAGCCGCGTGACCAGGGGCCTTTCGCTCACTATCTGA
- a CDS encoding sugar ABC transporter substrate-binding protein: protein MNAHMRRAAVAVAASVMAVSLAACISAQGSGVKTSDDITVGLLLPENQAARYEKFDKPVIEEKIRQLTNGKGKVLYANAKQDAALQTQQVETMIENKVDALIVDAVDSKAIADSIKKAKDANIPVVAFDRLAEGPIDAYTSFDNQEVGHVQGTALLQALGSGAKAGEIVMMNGAITDPNAAQFKKGAHAELNGKVNIGKEYDTKEWKPENANANMEAAISALGKDKIVGVYSANDGMAGGIITALKAAGVSPLPPVTGQDAELAAVQRIVAGEQYMSVYKPYAPEANAAAEMAILLARGMSLNSMAQADVDSPTNKGIPSVLVPVISLTKDNIKDTVVLDGVYTVQEICTPKYKTACDDLGLK from the coding sequence ATGAACGCACATATGCGTCGCGCCGCCGTTGCTGTCGCTGCTTCTGTGATGGCCGTCTCGCTCGCTGCCTGTATCAGCGCCCAGGGCTCGGGAGTGAAGACGAGCGACGACATCACTGTCGGTCTACTCCTTCCGGAGAACCAGGCTGCTCGCTACGAGAAATTCGACAAGCCGGTCATCGAGGAGAAGATCAGACAGCTGACGAACGGCAAGGGCAAGGTCCTCTACGCCAATGCGAAGCAGGACGCCGCTCTGCAGACGCAGCAGGTAGAAACCATGATCGAGAACAAGGTCGACGCCCTGATCGTGGACGCGGTCGACTCCAAGGCCATCGCCGACTCGATCAAGAAGGCCAAGGACGCGAACATCCCGGTCGTCGCCTTCGACCGTCTGGCCGAGGGCCCGATCGATGCCTACACCTCGTTCGACAACCAAGAGGTCGGCCACGTCCAGGGCACAGCGCTGCTGCAGGCGCTGGGCTCCGGCGCCAAGGCGGGCGAGATCGTGATGATGAACGGCGCGATCACCGACCCGAACGCCGCGCAGTTCAAGAAGGGCGCGCACGCCGAGCTCAACGGCAAGGTGAACATCGGCAAGGAGTACGACACCAAGGAGTGGAAGCCGGAGAACGCCAACGCCAACATGGAGGCCGCGATCTCGGCCCTCGGCAAGGACAAGATCGTCGGCGTCTACTCCGCCAACGACGGCATGGCGGGCGGCATCATCACCGCCCTGAAGGCCGCCGGCGTCTCCCCGCTGCCGCCGGTCACCGGCCAGGACGCCGAACTCGCCGCCGTGCAGCGCATCGTCGCCGGTGAGCAGTACATGAGCGTCTACAAGCCGTACGCCCCGGAGGCCAACGCCGCGGCCGAGATGGCCATCCTGCTCGCCAGGGGCATGTCGCTCAACTCCATGGCTCAGGCGGACGTCGACAGTCCGACCAACAAGGGCATCCCCTCGGTGCTGGTCCCGGTCATCTCGCTGACCAAGGACAACATCAAGGACACCGTCGTCCTGGACGGCGTCTACACCGTCCAGGAGATCTGCACCCCCAAGTACAAGACCGCATGTGACGACCTCGGTCTGAAGTAG
- a CDS encoding MFS transporter, with protein sequence MPSLDVSKAATGTGDRSRPRAALPALCATQITSWGIVYYAFPVLLPHLTADTGWSTSAATAAFSGALLISALAAIPVGRILDRRGPRAVMTTGSVLAVASVLAIAAAPNLYVFTAAWLAAGAAMAATFYQPAFAALTRWWGPDRVRALTIVTLAGGLASTLFAPLTATLVGHLGWRTTYAVLAAILAAVTVPAHALALRAPWPPAPPAASTTSRTPIARSRPFLLLTLAFTFSGFAMYAVVFGLVPLLTERGADPTTAAWALGLGGAGQTLGRTLYATLARRTGVTTRTAVLITAGGVTTAALALVPGPIPLLILLAVLAGVVRGNLTLLHATAVTDRWGTAHYGRLSALLTAPATVAAALAPWAGAALAGRLGGSSGLFLALAAGSALAAVLAVASGRPARRHR encoded by the coding sequence GTGCCCAGCCTCGACGTCAGCAAGGCCGCGACGGGAACAGGGGACCGGTCGCGGCCTCGCGCGGCTCTGCCTGCCCTGTGCGCCACCCAGATCACCAGCTGGGGAATCGTCTACTACGCCTTTCCCGTCCTGCTCCCGCACCTGACCGCGGACACCGGCTGGTCCACGAGCGCCGCAACCGCGGCCTTCTCCGGCGCCCTTCTGATTTCGGCCCTCGCCGCAATACCTGTCGGCCGCATCCTCGACCGCCGAGGCCCCCGCGCCGTGATGACCACCGGATCCGTGCTCGCGGTCGCCTCCGTACTGGCGATTGCCGCGGCGCCGAACCTCTACGTGTTCACCGCCGCCTGGCTCGCGGCCGGTGCCGCCATGGCCGCCACCTTCTACCAGCCGGCCTTCGCCGCACTCACCCGGTGGTGGGGCCCCGACCGCGTCCGCGCCCTGACGATCGTCACGCTCGCAGGCGGCCTCGCCAGCACGCTTTTCGCACCCCTCACCGCCACGCTCGTGGGCCACCTCGGCTGGCGCACGACCTACGCCGTGCTCGCCGCGATCCTCGCCGCCGTCACCGTCCCGGCCCACGCCCTGGCCCTGCGCGCCCCCTGGCCACCTGCCCCACCGGCCGCGTCCACGACCAGCCGCACGCCGATCGCCCGCAGCCGCCCCTTCCTTCTGCTCACACTCGCCTTCACTTTCTCCGGTTTCGCCATGTACGCGGTCGTCTTCGGACTGGTCCCCCTGCTCACCGAACGCGGCGCCGACCCCACAACCGCGGCCTGGGCACTGGGACTCGGTGGAGCGGGCCAGACCCTGGGCCGTACCCTCTACGCCACCCTGGCCCGCAGAACCGGCGTCACCACCCGCACCGCCGTCCTGATCACAGCAGGCGGCGTCACCACTGCGGCCCTGGCCCTCGTCCCCGGCCCGATCCCGCTGCTGATCCTGCTCGCAGTCCTCGCCGGAGTCGTACGCGGCAACCTCACCCTCCTGCACGCCACCGCCGTCACCGACCGCTGGGGAACGGCTCACTACGGCCGCCTGTCCGCACTGCTCACCGCTCCCGCCACCGTGGCGGCAGCCCTCGCCCCCTGGGCCGGGGCCGCACTGGCCGGCCGGCTAGGCGGCTCCAGTGGCCTCTTTCTCGCGCTCGCGGCGGGCTCCGCCCTGGCGGCCGTTCTGGCCGTCGCATCGGGGCGTCCCGCGAGGCGGCACCGATGA
- a CDS encoding NAD(P)-binding domain-containing protein: MTVPIADVPIATLPTVVVGAGPVGLAAAAHLVERGIEPLVLEAGPAAGSAVGEWSHVRLFSTWAELVDPAAEKLLAPTGWTAPDGTTYPSGGDWVERYLKPLADVLGDKVRFGARVTGVSRVGRDRVVDAGRGEQPFTVHVTNADGTEERLAARAVIDASGTWSTPGPIGGDGLPALGERAAADRISYRVPDLKDPAVRARYAGRRTAVIGSGASAFTALAYLADLGKETPGTHTVWIVRRGIGGSTFGGGEADQLPARGALGLVAKAAVDDGYADAVTGFRTAAVERTGDRLVLLSDDGRRLDPVDEVIVLTGFRPDLSYVSELRLALDERLQAPVALSPLIDPNVHSCGTVYPHGVNELSHPEKDVYLVGMKSYGRAPTFLAMTGYEQVRSIAAALAGDQEAAERVELTLPETGVCGGAGLFDEPDATKADSEGGGCCAAPSTLQIGVGAPASSGGC; this comes from the coding sequence GTGACCGTGCCGATTGCCGATGTGCCCATCGCGACCCTGCCCACCGTGGTGGTCGGAGCCGGCCCGGTAGGCCTGGCCGCCGCCGCCCATCTCGTCGAGCGCGGCATCGAGCCGCTGGTCCTGGAAGCGGGACCGGCCGCCGGCAGTGCCGTGGGCGAGTGGAGCCACGTACGTCTCTTCTCCACCTGGGCCGAGCTGGTCGACCCGGCCGCCGAGAAGCTGCTGGCCCCGACCGGCTGGACCGCGCCCGACGGGACCACGTACCCCTCCGGCGGTGACTGGGTCGAGCGCTACCTGAAGCCGCTCGCCGATGTGCTGGGCGACAAGGTCCGCTTCGGCGCCCGCGTCACCGGCGTCTCGCGCGTCGGCCGCGACCGGGTCGTGGATGCCGGCCGCGGCGAGCAGCCCTTCACCGTGCACGTCACGAACGCCGACGGGACCGAGGAACGCCTCGCCGCCCGCGCCGTGATCGACGCCTCCGGCACCTGGTCCACCCCGGGCCCGATCGGCGGCGACGGCCTCCCGGCCCTCGGTGAGCGCGCGGCCGCCGACCGTATCTCCTACCGCGTACCGGACCTCAAGGACCCTGCCGTACGGGCGCGTTACGCGGGCAGGCGCACCGCGGTCATCGGCTCCGGCGCCTCCGCCTTCACCGCCCTGGCCTACCTGGCCGACCTGGGGAAGGAGACCCCGGGCACCCACACGGTGTGGATCGTGCGCCGCGGCATCGGCGGCTCCACCTTCGGCGGCGGCGAGGCGGACCAGCTCCCCGCCCGCGGGGCACTGGGCCTCGTGGCCAAGGCAGCCGTGGACGACGGATACGCCGACGCCGTCACCGGATTCCGTACGGCCGCCGTCGAGAGGACCGGCGACCGGCTGGTGCTGCTGTCCGATGACGGCCGCCGACTCGACCCGGTCGACGAGGTCATCGTCCTCACCGGCTTCCGCCCAGACCTGTCGTACGTCTCCGAGCTCCGCCTCGCCCTCGACGAGCGCCTCCAGGCCCCGGTAGCGCTTTCCCCGCTGATCGATCCGAACGTCCACTCCTGCGGCACCGTCTACCCGCACGGCGTGAACGAGCTCTCCCACCCAGAGAAGGACGTCTATCTCGTCGGCATGAAGAGCTACGGCCGCGCCCCCACCTTCCTCGCCATGACCGGCTACGAGCAGGTCCGCTCCATCGCCGCAGCCCTCGCCGGAGACCAAGAGGCGGCCGAACGCGTCGAGTTGACTCTCCCGGAGACCGGAGTCTGCGGCGGCGCCGGCCTGTTCGACGAGCCCGACGCCACCAAGGCGGACAGCGAAGGCGGCGGCTGCTGCGCCGCCCCGTCCACCCTCCAGATCGGCGTCGGAGCTCCGGCTTCGTCAGGCGGCTGCTGA
- the pstS gene encoding phosphate ABC transporter substrate-binding protein PstS, with product MQRRRTKGRIPLAAAAALTSMLLASCDTDGSPAIDTSSSDPAAARIECASQGQVPGSGSTAQQNAMTYWIEQYQRACTGVQIKYNPLGSGAGVAQFLRGATSFGGSDGALKPEEVQWSKDVCAGGRAIDLPMVGGPIAIGYNLQDVDDLVLDAPTLAKIFDARITSWDHPDIRRLNPDAKLPSIPVHPVHRSDDSGTTQNLNAYLAGAASDSWPHPVKKSWQGKGGESASGSSGVVSQVQSLDGSIGYFELSFAAAGKISTVRIDTGASRPVAPTPKTASAGMAEAKIAGTGKDLTLKFDYGTSAEGAYPIVQVTYEIVCDTGNQPETLPALKSFLAYTAGEEGQKALPEIHYAPLPDSVAGQVREVIQTLS from the coding sequence GTGCAGCGTCGACGCACGAAGGGACGCATCCCACTCGCCGCGGCGGCCGCGCTGACGAGCATGCTGCTGGCCTCCTGCGACACGGACGGCTCCCCCGCCATTGACACCTCATCCTCCGACCCGGCCGCGGCCCGGATCGAGTGCGCCTCGCAGGGTCAGGTACCCGGCTCAGGGTCAACAGCCCAGCAGAACGCAATGACGTACTGGATCGAGCAGTACCAACGCGCGTGCACAGGAGTGCAGATCAAGTACAACCCCCTGGGCTCGGGCGCCGGCGTGGCCCAGTTCCTCCGGGGGGCGACCAGCTTCGGCGGCTCGGACGGCGCGCTGAAACCCGAAGAGGTCCAGTGGTCGAAGGACGTCTGCGCGGGCGGCAGGGCCATTGACCTTCCGATGGTCGGCGGCCCCATCGCGATCGGCTACAACCTTCAGGACGTGGACGATCTGGTGCTCGACGCCCCGACCCTGGCGAAGATCTTCGACGCGCGGATCACCTCCTGGGACCACCCCGACATCCGGCGGCTGAACCCGGACGCGAAGCTGCCGTCGATCCCTGTCCACCCCGTGCACCGGTCGGACGACTCCGGTACCACCCAGAATCTCAATGCCTACCTGGCCGGCGCCGCGAGTGATTCCTGGCCCCACCCGGTGAAGAAGTCCTGGCAGGGCAAGGGCGGTGAATCCGCGAGCGGATCCAGCGGAGTTGTGTCGCAGGTGCAGTCGCTCGACGGCTCGATCGGCTACTTCGAGCTGTCCTTCGCCGCTGCCGGCAAGATCAGTACGGTCAGGATCGACACGGGAGCCTCCCGGCCCGTCGCCCCAACGCCGAAGACCGCCTCCGCCGGCATGGCCGAAGCCAAAATCGCCGGCACGGGCAAGGACCTGACCTTGAAGTTCGACTACGGAACCTCCGCCGAAGGCGCGTATCCGATCGTCCAGGTCACCTACGAGATCGTGTGCGACACAGGGAACCAGCCCGAAACCCTTCCCGCCCTGAAATCCTTCCTGGCTTATACCGCCGGTGAAGAAGGGCAGAAGGCTCTCCCCGAAATCCACTACGCCCCGCTGCCGGACTCGGTCGCCGGCCAGGTGCGCGAGGTCATTCAGACGCTGTCCTGA
- a CDS encoding DUF72 domain-containing protein: MPMLVGTSGWQYKDWRGVLYPPRTPQRLWLEEYARHFATVENNNAFYRLPTTEIFASWRERTPEGFVMAVKASRYLTHMKRLRAPEEPVRRLMDRAEGLGDRLGPVLLQLPAHFREDIEALDACLRCFPGTVRVAVEFRHTSWWEAERELRALLERHGSALCWADRGSRPVTPLWRTASWGYVRFHGGISEPPPRYGRQALKSWARRIADAWPDENDVFVYFNNDLGGAALLDAAKFARAAAALGRTASRTPPSLAARSTS; the protein is encoded by the coding sequence ATGCCCATGCTCGTCGGAACCTCGGGATGGCAGTACAAGGACTGGCGCGGCGTTCTCTATCCGCCCAGGACACCGCAGCGGCTGTGGCTGGAGGAGTACGCCCGGCACTTCGCCACCGTGGAGAACAACAACGCCTTCTACCGGCTTCCCACCACGGAGATCTTCGCCTCCTGGCGGGAGCGGACGCCGGAGGGGTTCGTCATGGCGGTCAAAGCCAGCCGCTATCTGACCCATATGAAGCGGCTGCGCGCCCCCGAGGAGCCGGTGCGCCGGCTGATGGATCGCGCCGAGGGCCTGGGCGACCGGCTGGGGCCCGTCCTGCTGCAACTGCCTGCCCACTTCCGGGAGGACATCGAGGCTCTGGACGCCTGCCTGAGGTGCTTTCCCGGCACGGTTCGGGTGGCCGTCGAATTCCGCCACACGTCGTGGTGGGAGGCGGAGCGGGAACTGCGGGCGCTGCTGGAACGGCACGGCAGCGCCCTGTGCTGGGCGGATCGGGGGTCCCGCCCGGTGACGCCACTGTGGCGCACCGCGTCATGGGGGTACGTGCGATTCCACGGCGGCATCTCCGAGCCACCGCCGCGCTACGGCCGCCAAGCGCTGAAGTCCTGGGCCCGACGCATCGCCGACGCCTGGCCCGACGAGAACGATGTATTTGTGTACTTCAACAACGACCTGGGCGGTGCGGCCCTGCTGGACGCCGCGAAGTTCGCCCGGGCAGCGGCCGCGTTGGGCCGGACGGCGAGCCGTACGCCTCCGTCCCTGGCGGCGCGATCCACGTCCTGA
- a CDS encoding GYD domain-containing protein, producing the protein MSKYLFRAKLTVDGLKGLLKEGGTARREVVERMVQSLGGRLESMHWAFGDEDVYVTVDLPSNAHAAAMGLITSAAGGVRTSTVVLLTPEEIDEAVRQKADYRAPGA; encoded by the coding sequence ATGTCGAAATACCTCTTCAGGGCCAAGTTGACGGTCGACGGACTGAAAGGCTTGCTCAAAGAAGGCGGCACTGCGCGCCGTGAGGTCGTCGAACGCATGGTCCAGAGCCTGGGGGGCCGGCTCGAATCAATGCACTGGGCATTCGGCGACGAGGACGTCTATGTCACGGTTGACCTGCCGAGCAATGCCCACGCCGCGGCCATGGGTCTGATCACGTCGGCGGCCGGTGGCGTTCGCACGAGCACGGTCGTGCTGCTGACGCCCGAGGAAATCGACGAAGCGGTCCGCCAGAAGGCGGACTACCGCGCACCCGGCGCCTGA
- a CDS encoding protein-arginine deiminase domain-containing protein, whose translation MSTSHARHAALTITVIGAVLAPVSPAFAAEPPRVDLRADVNRDGRVDVDGTTDTSGEDSWSPARGAVFLPNIDDDTKRCAVKGPGGKPLPDAKLAACNDAADTTVNGSADTADLARVRSVPMANLPATATGTLKVVAGAKNTRIFVKRSTGWTWVTAKTRLSAAELRAGVEFGVESTDVIRDNARWGGRSVIRLTVASGGKSTSDEVTLRVAPLLTHHHLQNAQQLLVTKVPGKDEYARRQQAFVKGLAAEVKSAGIDKPLATFDKYGDVWAQDFVEPGYVSLTGPGGRRQVIRVMLRSAQADRPAGRELFEKLRGNGVGVVQVSGVRDSEEWTLNSMGNLETIPPYDHGGRSFPAGRIIMGERKDNGSKPAQVMRTLLKSQGFQDPLLLDTSWLHVGHVDEFVQFLPADTPRGWKIGIADPEAGLRLLREAQQAGHGKTRMFSVPGSKDLPAPKETIDQALGSKWLVADNTMAAKRIAANLEVLKRETGVTDAEVVRVPALYTRGTGDDERGDRMPRLSRMGAGKVPDAVREYGQQKELSRHDDRGAAPESVMTSAYVPGAVNGILLGRDRYLAPRQWGPVIGGKDIFTSAVTAAYSGAGMKVSYIDDWHTYHVGMGEVHCGTNTLRDASAAWWKP comes from the coding sequence TTGAGTACGAGCCATGCGAGACACGCGGCACTGACCATCACCGTGATCGGGGCCGTACTGGCGCCCGTGTCACCGGCGTTCGCCGCGGAGCCGCCCCGCGTCGACCTCCGGGCGGACGTGAACCGGGATGGGCGGGTGGACGTCGACGGTACGACGGACACCAGCGGTGAGGACAGCTGGTCCCCCGCGAGGGGAGCGGTCTTCCTCCCCAACATCGACGACGACACCAAGCGGTGCGCGGTCAAAGGCCCGGGCGGCAAGCCGCTCCCGGACGCCAAGCTTGCCGCGTGCAACGACGCGGCTGACACCACGGTGAACGGCTCCGCCGACACGGCCGACCTGGCCCGGGTGCGTTCCGTGCCGATGGCGAACCTGCCCGCCACGGCTACGGGCACCCTGAAGGTCGTGGCCGGCGCCAAGAACACGCGGATCTTCGTCAAACGCTCCACCGGCTGGACCTGGGTCACGGCCAAGACCCGCCTGTCCGCAGCCGAGCTCCGCGCAGGTGTGGAATTCGGGGTCGAGAGCACCGACGTGATACGCGACAACGCCCGCTGGGGCGGTCGCTCCGTGATCCGTCTGACCGTGGCCTCCGGCGGGAAGAGCACCTCCGACGAGGTCACCCTGCGGGTCGCCCCGCTGCTGACGCACCATCACCTGCAGAACGCGCAGCAGTTGCTGGTAACCAAGGTGCCCGGGAAGGACGAATACGCGCGTCGGCAGCAGGCGTTCGTCAAGGGCCTCGCGGCGGAGGTCAAGTCGGCCGGGATCGACAAGCCGTTGGCGACCTTCGACAAGTACGGGGACGTCTGGGCGCAGGACTTCGTCGAGCCCGGCTACGTGAGCCTGACCGGCCCCGGTGGGCGCCGGCAGGTGATACGCGTGATGCTGCGGTCGGCGCAGGCGGACCGCCCGGCCGGCCGGGAGCTGTTCGAGAAGCTGCGCGGCAACGGCGTGGGCGTGGTGCAGGTGTCCGGGGTCCGCGACTCGGAGGAGTGGACCCTCAACTCGATGGGGAATCTGGAGACCATCCCTCCGTACGACCACGGCGGCCGGTCCTTCCCCGCCGGGCGCATCATCATGGGCGAGCGCAAGGACAACGGCTCGAAGCCCGCGCAGGTGATGCGGACGCTGCTGAAGTCCCAGGGCTTCCAGGACCCGCTGCTTCTGGACACCTCATGGCTGCATGTGGGTCACGTGGACGAGTTCGTCCAGTTCCTCCCCGCGGACACCCCGCGCGGCTGGAAGATTGGCATAGCCGATCCCGAAGCGGGGCTGCGGCTGCTGCGCGAGGCCCAGCAGGCCGGCCACGGCAAGACGCGGATGTTCTCCGTGCCGGGGAGCAAGGACTTGCCCGCCCCCAAGGAGACCATCGACCAGGCGCTCGGCTCCAAGTGGCTGGTGGCCGACAACACCATGGCCGCGAAGCGGATCGCGGCGAATCTGGAGGTGCTCAAGCGCGAGACGGGTGTGACGGACGCCGAGGTGGTACGGGTGCCCGCCCTGTACACAAGGGGTACGGGAGACGACGAGCGGGGCGACCGCATGCCGCGGCTGTCGCGGATGGGCGCCGGCAAGGTACCGGACGCGGTCCGCGAGTACGGGCAGCAGAAGGAGCTCTCGAGGCACGACGACCGCGGCGCGGCCCCGGAATCCGTTATGACCAGCGCCTACGTTCCGGGTGCGGTCAACGGGATCCTGCTCGGCCGGGACCGCTACCTGGCCCCGCGGCAATGGGGTCCGGTCATCGGCGGCAAGGACATATTCACCTCCGCCGTGACTGCCGCGTACAGCGGGGCGGGCATGAAGGTGTCGTACATCGACGACTGGCACACGTATCACGTCGGCATGGGCGAGGTGCACTGCGGCACCAACACTCTGCGCGATGCCTCTGCGGCATGGTGGAAGCCGTAG